The following are encoded together in the Capsulimonas corticalis genome:
- a CDS encoding site-2 protease family protein: MFLISCLAFAGFLYLHIWIHEIGHAVVGYAMRYEVTSLGTGQGKPIFAWSLGGVRYYICRDQFYSGVTFTFPNVVKPTRGARLLVYSGGIIANFATACLLCFILYFNPDNMIWWIGLGTACLCLSWSIIPWRNLQNAFSSQNDGANIVDILWPRKSSDELVTPETLSRYLAILKFLQGVGDYKGLYFYATSLLPAFLYYTEGEDAKWVLSCLASLEQIENKHQFEHALLRAHIGLAEDDLANTEEALDEAERLYTENHEEYYGLTLQWLRFSWLLKAKRPADALKIVDMMIALHPIEENAETAVTLLTCRLHAVLDLHGLDGGLKVYEEYLQKRSFYETDALDLNVAHALAKAYGKADEWQAAERHYREALALATKMGSLPHADRELIDDAQVCFAHLELTNDFELAQAKEALNRSIKEKRVAEKRQAHLIFLQRRNAEMAFGCICVSLLIFVVARQDGEGVDFGSYLSTFSLVAAFMIVPIYLYGGFDRGFRPFVAPIILLLTVLPWLAAFLVIHSV; this comes from the coding sequence ATGTTCCTTATCTCTTGCTTGGCGTTTGCCGGCTTCTTATATTTGCATATCTGGATACATGAGATAGGTCATGCCGTGGTGGGCTATGCGATGAGGTACGAAGTGACAAGCCTTGGCACGGGACAAGGGAAGCCGATTTTCGCGTGGAGCCTTGGCGGCGTGCGATATTATATTTGTCGCGACCAATTCTATAGTGGTGTGACCTTCACCTTCCCGAACGTGGTTAAACCTACGCGCGGCGCGCGGTTGCTTGTGTATAGTGGAGGCATCATCGCGAATTTTGCGACCGCATGCCTTCTCTGCTTTATTTTATATTTCAATCCAGACAATATGATCTGGTGGATCGGATTGGGAACGGCGTGCCTCTGCCTGTCTTGGAGCATTATTCCTTGGCGTAATTTGCAAAATGCGTTCTCTTCCCAGAACGACGGCGCGAATATTGTCGACATTTTATGGCCGCGAAAATCATCCGATGAGCTTGTGACGCCCGAAACGCTCTCTAGATACCTAGCAATACTTAAGTTTTTGCAGGGCGTAGGCGACTACAAAGGATTGTATTTTTACGCCACTTCGCTTTTGCCCGCGTTTTTGTATTACACTGAAGGGGAAGATGCGAAGTGGGTGCTTTCATGTCTGGCGTCTCTCGAACAAATTGAGAACAAGCATCAATTTGAGCACGCGTTGCTGCGCGCACATATTGGGTTAGCCGAAGATGATCTTGCAAACACTGAGGAAGCGCTGGATGAAGCCGAAAGGCTTTACACGGAGAACCATGAGGAATATTACGGTCTAACGCTCCAATGGCTCCGATTTTCGTGGCTGCTAAAAGCGAAGCGCCCGGCGGACGCGCTCAAGATCGTTGACATGATGATTGCGCTCCATCCTATTGAAGAGAATGCCGAAACGGCGGTCACGTTGCTGACATGCCGCCTCCACGCGGTTTTGGATCTTCATGGACTAGACGGGGGATTGAAAGTCTATGAAGAGTATCTGCAAAAACGGAGCTTCTATGAAACAGACGCTCTTGATCTGAATGTTGCCCATGCTTTGGCGAAAGCCTATGGGAAAGCGGATGAGTGGCAGGCGGCGGAGCGGCATTATCGCGAGGCGCTTGCGCTCGCAACAAAAATGGGATCTCTTCCGCACGCGGATCGAGAGCTCATCGATGACGCTCAAGTTTGCTTTGCACACTTGGAATTGACGAACGATTTTGAGCTGGCGCAAGCCAAGGAAGCGCTCAACCGGTCGATCAAAGAAAAGCGCGTTGCGGAGAAACGGCAGGCGCATCTGATTTTTTTACAGCGCCGGAACGCCGAAATGGCCTTTGGATGTATTTGCGTGAGCCTGCTGATCTTTGTTGTGGCGCGTCAGGATGGAGAGGGAGTCGATTTTGGATCGTATCTCAGCACGTTTTCTCTGGTCGCGGCGTTCATGATTGTTCCTATTTATCTCTATGGAGGTTTCGATCGTGGGTTTCGCCCATTCGTCGCGCCGATTATCTTGCTTCTCACGGTTCTCCCCTGGCTGGCCGCCTTCCTTGTCATCCATTCGGTTTAA
- a CDS encoding alpha/beta hydrolase family protein has protein sequence MIAKTPSMEIDPLTVVAELPDPFLRPDGTRIATPSEWEACRASIQSALLRDEYGHIPPPPENLSAAEIASDPLSYGATEKRIRITCGPGGAVQFHLHVIVPGGHSEPMPVLLVGDRCWGAAPIPQEIAARGYVLAEFDRTEIAPDAPGRDVGVYPLYPDHDWGAMGAWAWGYHRAVDYLVTQPYVDASRIAVTGHSRGGKATLLAGALDERIALAAPNNSGCGGAAPYRAKSAGAETLEIILRVFPYWFQAQLPAFIGREDQLPFDQHSLLALVAPRALLITNALGDLWADPEGTHQTYLAAREVFEFFGAGGRIANHYREGKHAHNADDWRALLDFADHQFFGKDVPTKFDGAPFTPTLPRFSWRAPRP, from the coding sequence ATGATCGCGAAGACGCCTTCCATGGAAATCGACCCGCTGACGGTTGTCGCCGAACTGCCCGATCCATTTTTGCGCCCGGACGGAACACGCATCGCCACCCCCTCCGAATGGGAAGCATGCCGCGCGTCAATCCAAAGCGCCCTGCTGCGCGATGAATATGGACACATTCCCCCGCCTCCGGAAAATCTGAGCGCGGCGGAGATCGCATCGGATCCCCTCTCTTATGGAGCGACTGAAAAGCGCATTCGCATCACCTGCGGGCCAGGCGGCGCCGTCCAATTTCATCTCCATGTCATCGTTCCCGGCGGCCATTCGGAGCCGATGCCGGTCCTTCTCGTGGGAGATCGATGCTGGGGCGCGGCTCCGATCCCGCAGGAGATCGCGGCGCGCGGCTACGTGCTTGCGGAGTTCGATCGCACCGAGATCGCGCCCGACGCCCCGGGGCGCGACGTCGGCGTCTACCCTCTCTATCCCGATCATGATTGGGGCGCGATGGGCGCGTGGGCGTGGGGATACCATCGCGCCGTCGATTATCTCGTGACGCAGCCGTATGTGGATGCGTCTAGAATCGCCGTCACCGGCCATTCGCGCGGCGGCAAGGCGACGCTGCTCGCGGGAGCGCTGGACGAGCGGATCGCCCTCGCCGCCCCCAATAACTCCGGATGCGGCGGCGCGGCGCCGTACCGCGCCAAGAGCGCCGGCGCTGAAACTCTGGAGATCATCCTGCGCGTATTCCCCTACTGGTTCCAAGCACAGCTCCCCGCATTCATCGGCCGTGAAGACCAGCTCCCGTTCGACCAGCACTCACTGCTGGCGCTCGTCGCCCCGCGCGCCCTTCTTATCACCAACGCCCTCGGCGACCTCTGGGCGGATCCCGAAGGGACGCATCAAACATATCTTGCCGCCCGAGAGGTTTTTGAGTTTTTCGGCGCCGGCGGCCGGATCGCCAATCATTACCGGGAAGGCAAGCACGCGCACAACGCCGATGACTGGCGCGCGCTGCTGGACTTTGCCGATCATCAGTTCTTCGGCAAAGACGTTCCGACCAAATTCGACGGCGCGCCGTTCACGCCGACGCTTCCCAGGTTCTCCTGGCGCGCGCCGCGCCCCTAA
- a CDS encoding AAA family ATPase, whose product MPAIEKISIKGFKSIASIEDLALGAVNIVIGPNGSGKSNFIGVFSFLHAIREGQLQDYVTRAGGADKILHFGAKTTEKIEINVTFQEAKNRYRLSLIPTVTDEFITSDVEMAEVDRTHLDRWRIYHFHDTSTNAPIKKTSDVNDNRFLRADGANLAAFLYFLRLKHSGSYSLIRRSIQRVAPFFDDFMLEPQNLNPEKIRLEWRHKESDAYFDVSSLSDGTLRFIALATLFLQPAELLPSVILVDEPELGLHPYAITMLASLVKQASVHAQVILSTQSPQLLDQFEPEDVLVAQRVDGGTQFTRLDAQRLGEWLDEYSLGQLWEKNEFGGRPGERISA is encoded by the coding sequence ATGCCTGCAATAGAAAAAATATCGATCAAGGGCTTCAAAAGCATCGCTTCGATTGAAGATCTAGCATTGGGTGCTGTGAACATCGTAATCGGCCCAAACGGCTCCGGCAAGTCCAATTTTATCGGGGTTTTCTCGTTTTTGCACGCCATTCGCGAAGGGCAACTTCAAGATTACGTCACCAGAGCTGGGGGTGCGGACAAGATATTGCACTTTGGAGCAAAGACAACTGAGAAGATTGAAATTAATGTCACCTTCCAGGAAGCAAAAAACAGATATCGGCTGTCATTAATTCCTACCGTGACTGACGAATTTATTACTTCAGATGTCGAGATGGCCGAAGTAGATCGCACTCATTTGGATCGCTGGCGGATCTATCATTTCCACGATACAAGTACGAACGCTCCGATCAAGAAAACATCGGATGTCAACGACAATCGGTTTCTCCGGGCAGACGGCGCAAACCTGGCGGCGTTTCTGTACTTTTTGCGGCTCAAGCATAGCGGTTCATACAGCCTGATTCGTAGAAGCATTCAACGGGTTGCGCCATTTTTTGACGACTTTATGCTGGAGCCACAGAACCTCAATCCGGAGAAGATTCGGCTGGAATGGCGGCACAAAGAATCGGATGCGTACTTTGATGTTTCGTCGCTGTCCGATGGGACGTTGCGGTTTATTGCGCTGGCGACGCTCTTTCTTCAGCCGGCCGAGCTTCTTCCCTCAGTGATCTTAGTCGATGAGCCGGAGCTGGGCCTGCATCCTTACGCGATTACTATGCTGGCGTCGCTTGTAAAGCAGGCGTCCGTTCATGCACAGGTGATCCTTTCCACGCAGTCTCCGCAATTGCTGGATCAATTTGAACCGGAGGATGTGCTTGTCGCCCAGCGCGTGGATGGCGGAACGCAATTCACGCGTTTGGATGCGCAGCGGCTCGGCGAGTGGCTAGACGAGTATAGCCTCGGGCAGCTCTGGGAAAAGAACGAGTTCGGTGGCCGCCCTGGCGAGAGGATCAGCGCGTGA
- a CDS encoding DUF1559 domain-containing protein, translated as MKKQGFTLIELLVVIAIIAVLAAILFPVFAKVREKARQTSCASNQKQLGLALMQYVQDNDEFYPSGTRGTDPSNLNTGEGWASQIYTYVKSTAVYQCPDDPTKGSHISYTYSLCLGGSSSAAMTSSTKTILLSEGQNDTTDPTNASEVGSATTDGLPYHPCAGGGPIWCDYRADNFVGGPPLQATGVLDGQGTTSVGTGNWGYYTAKGGRHNEGANYLMADGHCKWYLPAAVSAGWNAVTSTDLGGGSVPGAPGVYGTVYAEGVDNGKHAVTYSIR; from the coding sequence ATGAAAAAACAAGGTTTTACCCTTATTGAACTACTCGTAGTCATCGCGATCATTGCGGTGCTTGCGGCCATTCTCTTCCCGGTCTTCGCCAAGGTGCGGGAAAAGGCGCGTCAGACAAGCTGCGCCAGCAACCAGAAGCAGCTGGGATTGGCGCTCATGCAGTACGTTCAGGATAACGACGAGTTTTATCCGAGCGGCACGCGCGGAACCGACCCCAGTAATCTCAATACGGGCGAGGGCTGGGCGAGTCAGATCTATACCTATGTCAAGAGCACGGCCGTCTACCAGTGCCCGGACGATCCCACGAAGGGGTCGCACATCAGCTATACATACAGCCTGTGCCTGGGCGGCTCCAGCTCCGCCGCGATGACGTCGTCCACGAAGACCATTCTGCTGTCCGAAGGCCAGAATGACACGACGGATCCCACCAATGCGTCGGAAGTCGGCTCGGCGACCACCGATGGGTTGCCGTACCACCCCTGCGCCGGCGGCGGACCGATCTGGTGCGATTACCGGGCGGATAACTTTGTGGGAGGCCCGCCGCTGCAGGCGACCGGCGTTCTCGACGGCCAGGGAACCACAAGCGTCGGAACCGGCAATTGGGGATACTATACGGCCAAGGGCGGACGCCATAACGAAGGCGCCAACTATCTGATGGCGGACGGGCACTGCAAATGGTATCTGCCGGCTGCGGTCTCCGCCGGCTGGAACGCCGTCACATCCACCGATCTTGGCGGCGGCTCGGTCCCCGGCGCGCCGGGCGTCTACGGCACGGTCTACGCGGAGGGCGTCGACAACGGAAAGCACGCCGTTACGTACAGCATCCGCTAA
- a CDS encoding CHAT domain-containing protein — protein MKRRSFAAGALTLTMLGMSANFAHAQKMASAWTKLGDAAYDAQKYDEALKDYQNAVDSDAHDDKAVVKLAYSYGRLERFDDGVQMLKTALGRFADPEPHRKVQRTQSFLYFLWSEAMRAQGKLPDALTHIQQASELAQDADPPQSGLYLMMSGALMMQMGRGEAALDAATQAIVLEKNLGEFALQGKAYLFRAQFHSMMRHLDDAANDDTQALNLAVAHSLPRLKLDALQRLGNVSADQGDLTKALDDYKQAMECALDLGDVKLQASLLMDSAQCNIKQMRYDHAILVYRKAAELSESVHNVPGKAQALSGIGQVYTQLGSFEQALDFHKQAREIYISLKDEQFDLEELGNIGYSEANLGRFPEAITDLNHGLTRARAEKNTDVEQNFLWLLGQTYRHKKDFPQAVACYRASLKIAQATHDVPNQLQSLMPLATAETNEARYDDARQDLNAAITLAKQLGDWNSEGFALNFLAGVEMLSHNRAKAIDLSQQAFLLYSARPATSGEISVLSELTYLYAESAQTYPLAIFYGKQAVALRERIRANTATFDEATRQIVFAQDRDVYRILAEMLVQQGRLPEAQQILHRMKDKEYRDFAERGGSDAAVPGKSVALNAAETEWRDRYAKIADQVTAIGQKREALLARKEQADPAAFTDADQKSLADADRDLVVANTAFQSSLVKMAEEFAKPGASPRLASVGETSGLSETLRNLGPGTVALYTIVEADKYRVIVVTSQTQKAEEYAISSADLNKKILALREALQDPSLDPRPMAQDLYKILIGPIEKDLAGAEAKTLMWSLDGALRYLPIATLYDGKQYLVERYRNEVFTLASQSRLEEATAPHWSALGLGVSKAQPGFEALPAVPEELHGIIQGDASSTGSVLPGSVLLDAAFTRDSMVAALEERKYPVVHIASHFSFRPGGDSESFLLLGDGTHLTLAELKTLPQVFQGTDLLTLSACDTAMSAGDDASGGREIEGCAVIAQRQGARAVLASLWPVADESTQMLMHAFYQYRESHPGASKAQALQAAQLALLHGDQSAPAGAHRGGAPKPINPTHTDPDPAGAPDYTPDPKAPFAHPYFWAPFILIGNWK, from the coding sequence GTGAAGCGACGTTCTTTCGCCGCCGGCGCACTCACATTGACGATGCTCGGAATGTCGGCGAACTTCGCCCACGCTCAGAAGATGGCTTCCGCGTGGACAAAACTCGGCGATGCAGCTTACGACGCTCAGAAGTATGACGAGGCGTTAAAGGACTACCAAAACGCGGTTGATTCCGATGCGCATGACGACAAGGCCGTCGTCAAGCTCGCCTATTCCTACGGCCGTCTGGAGCGTTTCGACGACGGCGTTCAAATGCTGAAAACCGCCTTAGGGCGTTTTGCCGATCCCGAACCGCATCGCAAAGTTCAGCGGACGCAGTCGTTCCTGTACTTCCTGTGGTCTGAGGCGATGCGCGCCCAGGGAAAATTACCGGACGCTCTCACGCATATCCAGCAGGCTTCCGAGTTGGCTCAGGACGCGGATCCCCCTCAATCCGGCCTCTATTTGATGATGTCCGGAGCCTTAATGATGCAAATGGGACGCGGCGAAGCGGCCCTGGATGCGGCGACGCAAGCGATCGTCCTGGAAAAAAATCTCGGGGAATTCGCACTTCAGGGCAAAGCTTATCTCTTCCGAGCACAGTTCCATAGCATGATGCGCCATCTCGACGACGCCGCAAACGACGATACCCAGGCGCTCAATCTCGCGGTCGCCCATTCCCTTCCGCGTCTGAAGTTGGACGCATTGCAAAGGCTGGGCAATGTCTCCGCGGATCAGGGAGATCTGACCAAGGCGCTGGATGATTACAAACAAGCCATGGAATGCGCGCTCGATTTAGGCGACGTCAAATTGCAAGCCAGCCTGTTGATGGACAGCGCACAGTGCAATATCAAACAAATGCGATACGATCACGCGATCCTCGTATACCGTAAAGCGGCGGAGCTTTCGGAGAGCGTTCACAACGTTCCCGGCAAAGCGCAGGCGCTGTCCGGTATTGGACAGGTCTATACGCAGTTAGGCAGCTTTGAGCAGGCGCTCGATTTCCATAAACAAGCGCGAGAGATCTATATTTCGCTCAAGGACGAACAATTCGATCTTGAGGAGCTTGGAAACATCGGCTACTCGGAGGCGAACCTGGGCCGCTTCCCGGAAGCGATCACGGATTTAAACCATGGACTGACCAGAGCGCGCGCCGAAAAAAACACGGACGTTGAACAGAACTTCCTCTGGCTTTTAGGGCAGACATATCGGCATAAGAAAGATTTCCCTCAAGCGGTTGCCTGCTACCGCGCGTCGCTCAAGATTGCACAGGCGACGCATGATGTTCCCAACCAACTCCAGTCGCTTATGCCGCTGGCGACGGCCGAAACAAATGAAGCGCGCTACGATGACGCACGTCAGGATTTGAACGCCGCAATCACATTAGCGAAGCAGTTAGGCGACTGGAATTCGGAAGGATTCGCCTTGAATTTCCTCGCCGGTGTCGAGATGTTATCGCACAATCGTGCGAAGGCGATCGATTTATCTCAGCAGGCCTTCTTGCTGTACTCCGCGCGGCCTGCAACATCCGGTGAAATTTCGGTTCTCAGCGAATTGACATACCTCTATGCCGAGAGCGCGCAAACCTATCCGCTGGCAATCTTTTACGGTAAGCAAGCCGTCGCCCTGCGGGAGCGGATTCGGGCGAACACCGCGACATTTGACGAGGCGACGCGGCAAATTGTGTTTGCGCAGGATCGTGATGTCTATCGGATTCTGGCGGAGATGCTCGTCCAGCAAGGCCGTTTGCCTGAGGCCCAGCAAATTCTTCACCGGATGAAAGACAAAGAATATCGCGATTTCGCCGAGCGCGGCGGATCGGATGCGGCCGTTCCCGGAAAGTCCGTTGCATTGAACGCGGCGGAAACGGAATGGCGGGATCGATACGCCAAGATCGCCGATCAAGTCACGGCCATTGGGCAAAAACGCGAGGCGCTGCTGGCGCGTAAGGAGCAGGCGGATCCGGCGGCGTTTACGGACGCCGACCAAAAGTCGCTGGCGGACGCGGACCGCGATCTGGTCGTCGCGAACACGGCGTTCCAAAGCTCGCTCGTAAAGATGGCGGAGGAGTTTGCGAAGCCCGGCGCGTCGCCCCGGCTGGCGTCGGTTGGAGAAACATCCGGTCTTTCGGAGACCCTGCGCAACCTCGGACCAGGGACAGTCGCGCTTTACACCATCGTGGAGGCGGACAAGTACCGGGTGATCGTCGTCACCTCGCAGACGCAGAAGGCGGAGGAGTATGCTATCTCGTCCGCCGACCTCAACAAAAAGATCCTGGCTCTGCGCGAGGCGCTGCAGGATCCCAGCCTCGATCCGCGCCCGATGGCGCAGGATCTTTACAAGATCTTGATCGGGCCGATTGAGAAAGACTTGGCGGGCGCGGAAGCGAAGACGCTGATGTGGTCGCTCGACGGCGCGCTGCGTTACCTGCCGATCGCGACGCTCTACGACGGCAAGCAGTATCTCGTGGAGCGCTATCGCAATGAAGTGTTTACCCTCGCCAGCCAGAGCCGCCTGGAGGAAGCGACGGCGCCTCACTGGTCCGCGCTCGGCCTGGGCGTCTCCAAAGCGCAGCCGGGGTTTGAAGCGCTTCCCGCCGTTCCCGAAGAGCTCCACGGAATCATTCAGGGCGACGCCTCAAGCACGGGCTCCGTCCTCCCAGGCTCCGTGCTGCTGGACGCCGCGTTCACGCGCGACTCAATGGTCGCGGCGCTGGAGGAGCGCAAATACCCGGTCGTCCATATCGCCAGCCACTTCTCGTTCCGGCCCGGCGGCGATTCCGAATCGTTTCTTCTTCTTGGCGACGGAACGCACCTTACCCTCGCCGAGCTCAAGACTCTCCCCCAGGTCTTCCAGGGAACCGATCTGCTGACGCTCTCCGCCTGTGACACCGCCATGAGCGCAGGCGACGACGCGAGCGGCGGCCGCGAAATCGAAGGCTGCGCCGTAATCGCCCAGCGCCAGGGCGCCCGCGCCGTCCTCGCCAGCCTCTGGCCGGTGGCCGACGAAAGCACGCAGATGCTCATGCACGCTTTCTACCAATACCGCGAAAGCCACCCCGGCGCCTCCAAAGCCCAGGCCCTGCAAGCCGCCCAGCTTGCCCTCCTCCACGGCGACCAAAGCGCCCCCGCCGGCGCGCATCGCGGCGGCGCCCCCAAACCCATCAATCCAACACACACCGATCCTGACCCCGCCGGCGCGCCGGACTACACCCCCGATCCCAAAGCCCCCTTCGCCCACCCATACTTCTGGGCGCCGTTTATTTTAATCGGGAACTGGAAGTAG
- a CDS encoding tRNA dihydrouridine synthase, producing MSELGPQTIWVTPHAPALVLAPMDGLTDAPMRAVQGEAGAFTHAVSEFLRVNADVPPKKVFHRDIPELLNGGRTHTGLPVQVQLLGGDAERMAEAAVIGCKAGARAIDINFGCPAPTVNRHDGGATLLKYPQRIREIVAAIRAALPPEIPVSAKLRLGWDTIESIHENAAMAAEGGAAWITIHGRTKIEGYKPPAHWGPIGEVRARLGIPVVANGDIWSLEAFKRCQDETGCAHFMLGRGALADPTLSYQIAAELGLVPPRPAYLNDVPLDWIAQLQRLVHWTDHFEGPSSRKILPRMKQWLNLARRHGDFQAFDEVKRAESVEELFAILRAYTPISSEASKSFAVIS from the coding sequence ATGTCTGAGTTAGGTCCGCAAACAATTTGGGTGACGCCGCACGCGCCGGCGCTGGTGCTGGCGCCCATGGACGGCCTCACCGACGCGCCGATGCGCGCGGTGCAAGGCGAAGCCGGCGCGTTCACCCACGCCGTCTCCGAATTTCTGCGCGTGAACGCCGATGTCCCGCCCAAAAAGGTCTTCCACCGGGATATCCCCGAGCTTCTGAACGGCGGGCGGACGCACACCGGCCTTCCCGTTCAGGTGCAGCTCCTCGGCGGCGATGCCGAGCGCATGGCGGAGGCGGCCGTGATCGGCTGCAAGGCGGGGGCGCGCGCCATCGACATCAACTTCGGCTGCCCCGCGCCGACCGTGAACCGTCACGACGGCGGCGCGACGCTGCTCAAATATCCCCAGCGCATCCGAGAGATCGTCGCCGCCATCCGCGCCGCGCTCCCACCCGAGATTCCCGTCTCCGCCAAGCTGCGCCTCGGCTGGGATACGATCGAATCGATCCACGAAAACGCCGCCATGGCCGCCGAAGGCGGCGCCGCCTGGATCACCATTCACGGCCGCACCAAGATCGAAGGCTACAAGCCGCCCGCCCACTGGGGCCCGATCGGCGAAGTCCGCGCCCGCCTCGGCATCCCCGTCGTCGCCAACGGCGACATCTGGTCCCTGGAAGCCTTCAAGCGCTGCCAGGACGAAACCGGCTGCGCGCACTTCATGCTCGGCCGAGGCGCCCTCGCCGACCCCACCCTCTCCTACCAGATCGCCGCCGAACTCGGCCTCGTCCCGCCCCGACCCGCCTACCTCAACGACGTCCCCTTGGACTGGATCGCCCAGCTCCAGCGCCTCGTCCACTGGACGGACCACTTCGAAGGCCCCAGCTCTCGCAAGATCCTCCCTCGGATGAAACAATGGCTCAACCTGGCGCGCCGGCACGGAGATTTCCAGGCGTTTGATGAGGTCAAGCGCGCCGAATCGGTAGAGGAGCTGTTTGCGATACTGCGCGCATACACACCAATATCATCAGAAGCCTCCAAGTCTTTCGCTGTAATTTCATAA
- a CDS encoding DUF5666 domain-containing protein, translated as MKTTLQSLISLACASFALAPLTALADVPAATPVAAAATPKAADNVQGKISSIDTAAKTITVTSHHGANTSTFAWDDATKILKTSEGALSDVKVGDTVRAYGAATPEAPTLTASHILIEPAITAGKHKTGPKSGFHRNHVEGVIATTTPTLTLTTPGGVTVTVTTTAETKVESVTAAAPSDLSAGVTVQARLKTAATPPVAATITIVPAHARRTANAK; from the coding sequence ATGAAGACTACACTGCAATCGCTCATCTCGCTCGCCTGCGCGTCGTTTGCGCTGGCTCCGCTCACGGCGCTGGCCGACGTCCCCGCGGCCACGCCTGTCGCCGCTGCGGCGACCCCGAAAGCCGCCGACAATGTCCAGGGCAAGATCTCCAGCATCGACACGGCGGCGAAGACGATCACCGTGACGTCGCATCACGGCGCCAACACCTCGACCTTCGCGTGGGACGACGCCACGAAGATCCTCAAGACGAGCGAAGGCGCATTGTCGGACGTCAAAGTCGGCGACACGGTGCGCGCCTACGGCGCGGCCACTCCCGAAGCCCCCACCCTGACCGCCAGCCATATCCTGATCGAGCCTGCGATTACGGCAGGCAAGCATAAGACCGGCCCCAAGAGCGGCTTCCATCGCAACCATGTCGAAGGCGTGATCGCGACCACGACTCCGACGCTGACTCTCACGACGCCTGGCGGCGTCACCGTGACCGTAACCACCACCGCCGAGACCAAGGTGGAAAGCGTAACGGCCGCCGCGCCGAGCGACCTGTCCGCCGGCGTGACGGTTCAGGCTCGTCTGAAAACCGCCGCCACCCCGCCGGTCGCCGCGACGATCACCATCGTCCCCGCGCACGCCAGGCGAACGGCCAACGCGAAATAG
- a CDS encoding peptidyl-prolyl cis-trans isomerase, which yields MIKAKFAAILGLAMLAVLPLAARADDSATPLITVGGETISRSDYLQILEDQYGKGVLQKLVFGSLIRQAAAKAGVTPTDADVDKRLAEVLRREPQIVPDAQRAPEQRKQFVANLKLDLSLENLRLRNISLTDDEAQQYYTAHSAEYELPQQAKTTIVVTDSTEDSLIAENLLKTGVSESAIAQKPGLHVVGVDGFNVNMDALSPADRTRISDLVLLAKPKEVKTVKVQNHFLTIRVISKDAKRIPPLAEIKSDVVRAAKLAKAPSAAAMIRTLYLQNPPTFQDQKYESDFDDVNPAVAH from the coding sequence ATGATCAAAGCAAAGTTCGCGGCGATATTGGGATTGGCGATGCTGGCGGTTCTTCCTCTGGCGGCGCGCGCGGATGACAGCGCAACGCCGTTAATTACGGTGGGCGGGGAGACGATCTCGCGATCTGATTATCTGCAAATCCTGGAAGATCAATATGGGAAGGGCGTCCTGCAAAAGCTGGTGTTTGGAAGCCTGATTCGGCAGGCGGCAGCGAAGGCGGGCGTGACTCCGACCGATGCCGACGTGGACAAGAGGCTGGCGGAGGTCTTACGGCGCGAGCCGCAGATCGTTCCGGACGCGCAGAGGGCGCCAGAGCAGCGGAAACAGTTTGTCGCGAATTTGAAACTAGATCTTTCTCTGGAAAATCTCCGTTTGAGAAATATCTCCTTGACGGACGATGAGGCGCAGCAGTATTACACGGCGCACTCTGCGGAGTATGAGCTTCCCCAGCAGGCGAAGACAACGATCGTCGTCACCGATTCGACCGAGGACTCGCTTATCGCCGAAAATCTTCTGAAGACCGGCGTTTCCGAGAGCGCGATCGCACAGAAACCCGGCCTGCATGTGGTCGGCGTCGACGGCTTTAACGTCAACATGGACGCGCTGTCTCCAGCGGATCGTACCCGAATCTCCGATCTTGTGCTCCTGGCCAAACCCAAGGAGGTGAAGACTGTCAAAGTCCAGAATCACTTTCTCACCATCCGGGTCATCAGCAAGGACGCCAAGCGGATCCCGCCGCTTGCGGAGATCAAGAGCGATGTCGTTCGCGCCGCGAAGCTCGCCAAGGCGCCCAGCGCCGCCGCGATGATCCGCACGCTCTACCTCCAGAATCCGCCCACGTTTCAAGACCAAAAATACGAGAGCGATTTCGACGATGTCAATCCCGCCGTGGCCCACTAG